The Hyphomicrobiales bacterium DNA window GGTTCACGATGGGCGACGAAGGCGAAGAAGCTGTGGATGGCGGCGAGCCGACAGTTGCGCGTGCCGACGGACACCTTTCTGTCCCTCTCCAGGTGATCGAGGAACGCAAGCACCTCGCCCGCCTTCAGGTCAGCCAGTGACAGTTCCGCGATCTCGCGCCGTTTGCGCTCGGAGGCAAATCGCAGGAACAGCTTCCAAGTATCGCGATACGAGTATACGGTGTGACGAGAGAGATTTCTCTGTTTGCCTATCCATTCATGGAAGAACGCGTGCAGCAGGAAGGCGAGGGAGTCCGATTTCATCGCGAGCCCTCCGCCGCCCGGAGCGCCGCTGCGCCGTTCTTGCGGAAGCGCTCACCAGCTTCCTGCAACAATTCCGGGGTGATGTTTAGATACACCAGTGTCGAGCGAATGTCCTTGTGCCCGAGGTAGGTTGCGAGATAGGGGAGCCTGGACTGTGGGTTGATGCCCGACTTGTACCAGTCGCGCATGCGATGGCCCACCATTGAGTGTCTGAGATCATGGATTCGTGCTCCGACTGCGCCGTGTGCTGGCTTCACGCCCGCGCGCCGCAGTACGTCCGTCAGCACGAGCCGCACCCCTCCGACGGAGTAACCGCGGCTTCGCTGCGGACTCCAGAATAGGGGACTCTCTGGATTCGTTGGCCCCCCCACACCTTGACGCACGGAGAGATAGTGCTTGAGAGCAGCCATTACTCCGGGGGCCACAGGCAAGCAGCGATGCTTGAAGAACTTCGTCTCTCGGATGACGATGGTCTCCTGCCGCAGATCAACATCCCCGAGCCTCAAGCGCACGATCTCTCCGCCCCGCAAACCGGCGCAGTAGGCAAGCATGAGCATCGTGAAGAGGCTAACCGGACGCCATGGGGCTTTCGGCGACGGGTACGCGAGCGCCGCCCGCAATATTCGCCGTACCTCCTCGTCCGTGTAGAGGTGGGCAGAGCGGTGGTGTTGGCGCGCTGCTCGAGCAACACCATCGCCAATGGGCAAGACAGGCGCGCGGGGATCGAGTCGGTGCATGGCCTTCGAGACGATGCGGCCGGCTTTGCGAGCGTCGTAGAGGCGAGTCGGAGACGGTTGCTCTTCGTTCCAGTGCTCGACGAGCCTGTTCAGCGGAAGCCCGGATAGCGCCGGGTGGCGCTGCAAGAAGCGATCGAAGCGCAGGAGCAACTCTTCATTCGTGTCATAGCGATACCCGA harbors:
- a CDS encoding tyrosine-type recombinase/integrase, which codes for MTCLSLADAKLIERFLRTQHFRHVATPKNYAGTLRSFTGFVSKHSGAAAPTIQIMQQWLKEHSLKWPAHILCHRTFLVERYLQWLQKQGVIASNPFAELHRQYGPRTTPIVRALVSKDSNTLEQLRQLPPFGSFLGRVMEDLVAHMRTLGYRYDTNEELLLRFDRFLQRHPALSGLPLNRLVEHWNEEQPSPTRLYDARKAGRIVSKAMHRLDPRAPVLPIGDGVARAARQHHRSAHLYTDEEVRRILRAALAYPSPKAPWRPVSLFTMLMLAYCAGLRGGEIVRLRLGDVDLRQETIVIRETKFFKHRCLPVAPGVMAALKHYLSVRQGVGGPTNPESPLFWSPQRSRGYSVGGVRLVLTDVLRRAGVKPAHGAVGARIHDLRHSMVGHRMRDWYKSGINPQSRLPYLATYLGHKDIRSTLVYLNITPELLQEAGERFRKNGAAALRAAEGSR